A window of Nerophis ophidion isolate RoL-2023_Sa linkage group LG17, RoL_Noph_v1.0, whole genome shotgun sequence contains these coding sequences:
- the pdcl gene encoding phosducin-like protein, which yields MTTLDDKILGEKLQYYYSSSEDEGSDNDDDEGERKTIHDAAVTEPELDYSLDGSAVNTGPKGVINDWRKYKQLEVEQKQEQKNEMERLIKKLSMTCRSDLDLEKDKEKQKELQDKIKGKMTMQEYNMLQQGKDDEDFLQHYRMQRIEEMRRQLCRGKRFERVHELTSGEDFLEALDKEDKSTLVMIHIYEPDVPGCEAMRGSLMCLAQEYPLVKFCSVRSSAISTSALFRDSALPALLVYKGGDLIGNFVRLTDQLGEDFFAVDVEALLQEYGMLPEKSPLVAKTVRNGAIMQSHQSDDDSDLDID from the exons ATGACGACTTTGGATGACAAGATCCTAGGAGAGAAGCTGCAGTACTACTATAGCAGCAGTGAGGACGAAGGCAGTGATAACGACGATGACGAAGGGGAAAGGAAGACCATCCACGACGCAGCAGTGACTGAGCCGGAGTTAGACTACAGTCTTGATGGCAGTGCGGTCAACACGG GTCCAAAGGGTGTGATCAATGACTGGAGAAAGTACAAGCAGCTGGAGGTGGAGCAGAAGCAGGAGCAGAAGAACGAGATGGAACGACTGATCAAGAAGCTGTCTATGACCTGCCGCTCTGACCTGGACCTGGAAAAAGACAAGGAGAAGCAGAAGGAGCTGCAGGACAAAATCAAAGGCAAA ATGACCATGCAGGAGTACAACATGCTGCAGCAGGGAAAAGACGACGAGGACTTCCTCCAGCATTACCGCATGCAGCGCATCGAGGAGATGCGACGGCAGCTGTGCCGAGGCAAGCGCTTCGAACGTGTCCACGAGCTTACGAGCGGAGAGGACTTTCTGGAGGCCTTGGACAAGGAAGACAAAAGCACGCTGGTCATGATTCACATCTACGAGCCCGACGTGCCGGGCTGTGAGGCCATGCGGGGCAGCCTGATGTGCTTGGCTCAGGAGTATCCTCTGGTGAAGTTCTGCAGCGTGCGCAGCTCCGCCATCAGCACCAGTGCACTCTTCCGAGACAGCGCTCTGCCTGCCCTGCTGGTGTACAAAGGGGGAGATCTGATCGGCAACTTTGTGAGGCTGACAGACCAGCTGGGAGAGGATTTCTTCGCCGTGGACGTGGAGGCGCTGCTGCAAGAGTACGGCATGTTGCCCGAAAAGTCCCCACTCGTCGCAAAGACGGTTCGCAATGGAGCCATCATGCAGAGCCATCAGAGTGATGACGACTCTGACCTCGACATAGACTAG